GCATGGAGTGATGTTTGGAGCCTGGGTCATTTACCTGGCCAGCGGTGCGGGCAGAGGGTCAGTGCAGAGGTAGGTGAGTGGGAGCAAAGGAAATGGCCATAGGTGTGCAGCTtggtgggggagggcaggaggcaAGGCTGGCCTTGTCAGAGGAAGCCAGATCCTGGGTGCCTTGAATGTTAAGAGCTTGACACTGATCTCATAGTAGAGCAATCCACTGCGTTGGACATCCTAACCAGTTCAGACAGGCTTTGTGGTCATATGTGGCTTTGTGATTTTGGTGACCCCAGAAGTTGTGAAAGAAAAGCAGTGGTTCCACCCTCCTAAGTGATGGCCTAGAGATTCCAGTCCCCTTTATTCCCGTGTGTGGTGGCAGCCCCAAGCAAGTAGATAGCTTAGCAGGGAGCCTGGGATCCTTCCACTCTGGCATGCTGAACCCTGAGTTTCCCAGGATAGGACGGGCATCCACAAAGCAAGAGACAAAGGCAACCTGGAAGGACTCTGGAATCTGGTTTATTAGTCGAGCGTTGGTTGGATCTCTAGTACCCCTGCCCCTCTCTGGGCTGTTCTCTCctcacccccaacccccacccccaattctGGGGCAGGGCAGGTCGTGCAGCTGGGTGTGGGAATATCAGAGTCTGCCCCTCCAGCAGAAGACAGGGCTTCCCTGCAAAGTTGGGAGAGGGCAGTGAGCACCACCGCCCTAGCATCCAGCACAGGCAGCGAAGGCACAGATCTCACACGTGCTCGGGTCTTCAGCGATGGCCTCTGGACAGGAGAGATGGGGCCTGATGAGAGCCAGCAATCCCTCCCCCATGGGCCCCTGCCTCCCTTCAGCCAGAGCTTGAATAGCAGCCACCCAATCCCCAGGAGAGGCCCAACAAGCCTGGCCTCTCTGACCCACGAAGGGGCTTTCCATCCCAAAAAGGGCATATGGACCACTCAAGCCATCCAATCAGAATGCAGGTTCTACCCAGAGAAGAGATAACACTAGCACCAGATGTTGGGGCACAGTACTACCTACCAACCCATCCGTCTGAACCAGGATCTCCCTAAGTCTCATCAGTTACAACTTGGAACTAACCGTAACGTGAGCTCAACAGACCCACCAATTAGAACAGAGCCCCACCTACCATAGAACATCTCTTCCTCAAGAGCCATCAACAGAGAATCCCCCAGCCCAGCCTTCCCAGAGGAGGTCGCTCACCCAGCCTCTGCAGGATCTCCTCAGCATTGGGCTCCTTGCAAACAGGCTTGATTTCTTCTGGAAACGCTTCATAGCTGCAGATCACAGGAGCCACAGGCTTACCAAGGGTGGGCACAAGCTTCCTGAAGTTCCCAATCTTAGGCTCCGGGAGATCCCAGAGGTCTTTAAGTTTCTTCACTGACTCCAGGGAAAAGGAGAAGTCTCCATCCTGAGCAAGACAGCCAAGGCAGGAGGGCAGGCTTCAGCTCCCTGGTGGGACCCCAACCCTGCAGTTTCAGCTCTAGGGCACACGAGCAATGTGCCTAGGAAACAGATGCTCCAGTGAGCTGGTGTGGGGGTCAGAGCCGGTCCCTGCCCTGCTGGCTTTGCTCTGTGACCCTGGGTACCCGGGGGCCTCAGGTTCTGCAAGCTGTCATGAGTAATGAAGAAAATGGAGGTGGAGGGCCAGGGACACAGTAGGTGCCTGATGAGGACTCCGTGAGCTGGTGTTTAGGGAGAGGTGCAGCAGAGTCTCAGTTCCACACAGCCATGCACAGGCTGCATTCCCCTGCCCGAGAGCCAGCTGCTTGCTGGGCAACCATCTCCAGCCTGCAGCCTGGTTTTTGTTTAAGAGGCTCCAGGAGTCTCTCATAGTGAGGATCCCCTACTGGGTGCCAGCATTCTTGGCCCTGTCCTGCAACCAACCATCTGGACCTCTGGGGTGTCTTCACAGTTACTGGGACCCAGATGGTTGCTCTAGCTGAGCACAGAGCTGAGGAgtaaggcctgggtttgaatccagcTTTTTCATTTCTCCGCTGGACATCTCTTTTATAGAACCTCTCTGGGGCTCAGCTTCCTTCTCCTGTAAAATGGAGTTAAAAACCGACTCCTCCCAGGGTGCTGGGGCCTCAGTGAGAAGCTCGGGGAGGTACCGTAACTGGCAGGCATTCCATCACTCACCTTTCCCAGTCTTCTCTCCTACCTGGGTTCTTTCTGCTCCAGGTTTGAAGCAAAAGGTGTGTGTGGCTGACAGGACGGAAAAGAGGGTCCCCAAGGAAGTGCAAGCCTCAAATGCCACCTCCACTCCAGTCCCCAAAGCTGCTGCGCTCTCTCAGGGGCCAGGTAGGGATGGGGCTTACCTGCACGGTGACCCCCCCTGCCAGGGTGGCCCAGGCTCCCAGGAGGCACAGCGCTGAGAGCAGGAAGGTATTCATGACTGCAGTTCTCTCTCAGCCCTAGTTGGAGGAGCAGCTGGTCTGGATGTCGCAGGAAACAGTGGGGCTTTAAAGAGGTCAGGGTTACTGAATAACCCTGAGCTTGTGTCAGTGTCTCATCTGCTGCCTGTCAGGCCTCATCAGATAAGG
This region of Ictidomys tridecemlineatus isolate mIctTri1 chromosome 11, mIctTri1.hap1, whole genome shotgun sequence genomic DNA includes:
- the Guca2a gene encoding guanylin, which translates into the protein MNTFLLSALCLLGAWATLAGGVTVQDGDFSFSLESVKKLKDLWDLPEPKIGNFRKLVPTLGKPVAPVICSYEAFPEEIKPVCKEPNAEEILQRLEAIAEDPSTCEICAFAACAGC